In Ostrea edulis chromosome 6, xbOstEdul1.1, whole genome shotgun sequence, a single window of DNA contains:
- the LOC125646254 gene encoding uncharacterized protein LOC125646254 isoform X2: MDIAGLFSVLMVLASRIGSLSSQSTSDSIQGDSVLLTPSTTGSVTMDTNSIFTTISETNIVSTVLSETNQVTTVVSETNLIPTTAFQTTVVSETNLIPTTAFQTTVESETNLIPTTAFQTSVLTSSILQSSLLSYVTSSTSVVNSVASNANIVLGAATEASRTSSVEPTQSYSSNYEQISSLQTSQIDQSSGTATSIFQPASSSSHILTTSIISQQGPVVVMSATSSVVGTSAISVQPASSSSHILTTSIISQQGPVVVMSATSSVVGTSAISVQPVSSLSHILTTSIISQQGPVVVTSATSSLVGTSAISVQAVSSSSHILTTSVVSQQGSVVVTSATSSSVLVMSAISSVQPESSNNILISSSVQTMSQQSSSGLTIQSPQSSSETYVESSVDTTSGITFVASTTKSPSLTSSSSVIISSTSAVDLTASSTQLQSLETSKVITLSLSSILTSLETGSNTITESVSATISESITSVVIQTSFPAAMSSTPESGISTQNPQTSALSSSHESSMTSTATIATNSLNSISQSPALSQESTPLETVSPTAALVSNIQSTEAIIPSSLTSLSPHENTSPVTASSDSGDLSVYTSLMLSSSVTLESVNTMTISTAISSSAISPSSTLSSLTISTTLINLQSSSFVSSISSDTSAVLSSSQLVTSMSGMFDASTTVVINPTSSLSSVLGSASEFSFGTTSSMESSLIQSSVESSKETIAFTTAASLSPLLTIGSLSTLSMTLEYESSVFEPFSSSSDIQPSSAMSTTTTDSSILLSSLAESRSLVLNVSDVEVLTPSTVIFTTTQVSPVTSTSTAMQMSSDFMISATSATDLPSVASSSVSFGLYSSLMENNTSTPSSPQSMATTEALTSSAVLFESSSLTTATFTVTPTFTVTPTDSFVVTTPLVNLTVSPSDTILITVTPSSEFSTTTNNITSILEVSSAPGTLVPSTLVTADSMGPTEVYSSRLNISTPAIPIASSLPTSISWSTVAMTSSTVTSISVNVSMLEQTTQLPTMDVSSFPTTAVYATESLESGTVESTPVLSNFTPTGLPTFSTTMVSTGNLSEMFASTASVVSSSTFTPTSLVTSSLYPSADLENQTTVLESSTPSSIFEELVSVSSFENVSSLFYSTPYIPSSELIVMSSLTGSLDSSMVLLTSSSLLASNLSLEFSSDFLESTSMPEVNMTETLSSLTDQITSGLFSSTISPSLSNSLSTTEKLNSSSVHQIVSTISTELTLISSSPTVTNIETITPSFLSSSPLTTSTIIPTTLDTDSMSTAVNMSAVSTPVLTNSTIVVPTSSGAMSSVFVSGLLTSTGMVFESTSGVSTDLSNLVIEHSSSPQVISSIFSTEVQSSPQQTVISSQTSSVLSSILVATTVPLSSAMIPTAVPGTSQIVSSSVLSTHQVLSTIVQSASTAVSETSLPLFSSTPVTTVAPVSSIEILSSTQSAVSASESTITTPTISSAPEISTTTTPLVSSTTTPVVSSTTTPLVSSTTTPVVSTTTTLAITSTTIPAVSSITTPTESLTTPSITSTPAESSTTTAITSTTTESISSDISPSPSSPSVSTFISSTEQITSTPTLSQSITPSQASTSQLPELSSVQTSVPEVSTAVTSRVLSSSVSTVDAVTSVLNPSSSVEVTTTATEVSSLSATVPSSSAVTESTTDSSYTTESSYTTESSYTTDSSYTTDSSNTTEVPSTATTKTTTPSTTPSPSTTADVVRTFWVVTVLKIPLTEDVKNETFILSMELKLGRAFVDAFERQKQIAEGSYNPLRRKRATQVQDTVVDIVNATRTQGTGNVTFVYTITKNGTQIRSEEAVRTLGLLSDQEMALKLGYVVAEKASTYYGRSSSGYIPSDDNNLWVVGVAVSAVVLIIIVIWVIFCFIIKKRGPESTKDEPAHLLRMKGGTKDDESLEMVQSPSNSTQNMKKRQSYAVTKDEDLEDPTYATVKKQGKSREDSTAGESATLASDDTGLIPSPSKRGKRKKKKRPPSDDFDDIERETYLGTSSSPQRVREPKSLSLEDETEYQRRVAEERRKNKKRLREKRRREGQKKEDTGDMMKEYLAVQEEIDDELDIIPPPDRGEPDVLRSTSKGSKKRKKKKAEGEKNEGFEPENLSNAKKRMHKLLDDAFALISPQLDDTNQEELKPEKKHEPMYINPSYHGARREGLTTWSPYRAADDVTLISMPKTVPPGDEADRKGPHSKRPAVNLPEPVPNASSYTTEPPKPIILRTLSKEKSSSKRSTDSKPYLHNGFGSREESNSDKLKSSNTTHSGPGRAKSANGDLTQKPPIQHQKPFKVTPEGEDITDVVSKSIHAGETPENTITAVRNELQNIAHPTVVSVKSGKAGGWTGFSSGGMADIA; encoded by the exons GTGACAGTGTGCTACTAACCCCATCTACAACAGGAAGTGTAACCATGGATACTAACTCAATATTTACTACAATATCGGAGACTAACATAGTGTCAACAGTATTATCAGAAACTAACCAAGTTACCACTGTAGTATCAGAGACTAATCTTATACCAACAACAGCATTCCAAACCACTGTAGTATCAGAGACTAATCTTATACCAACAACAGCATTCCAAACCACTGTAGAATCAGAGACTAATCTTATACCAACAACAGCATTCCAAACCAGTGTACTGACTTCCTCCATATTACAAAGTAGTTTACTTTCCTATGTAACATCATCAACTTCTGTAGTGAATTCTGTAGCATCAAACGCAAATATTGTGCTCGGTGCTGCGACAGAGGCCTCGAGGACTTCATCTGTTGAACCAACACAAAGTTATTCATCAAATTATGAACAGATTTCATCTCTACAAACATCACAGATAGACCAAAGCTCAGGAACAGCAACCAGTATCTTCCAACCAGCCAGCAGCTCGAGCCACATCCTCACAACCTCTATCATTAGTCAGCAGGGTCCCGTTGTTGTGATGTCTGCAACATCATCAGTGGTTGGGACGTCTGCAATATCAGTGCAACCAGCCAGCAGCTCGAGCCACATCCTCACAACTTCTATCATTAGTCAGCAGGGTCCCGTTGTTGTGATGTCTGCAACATCATCAGTGGTTGGGACGTCTGCAATATCAGTGCAACCAGTCAGCAGCTTGAGCCACATTCTCACAACTTCTATCATTAGTCAGCAAGGTCCGGTTGTTGTGACGTCTGCAACATCATCATTGGTTGGGACGTCTGCAATATCAGTGCAAGCAGTCAGCAGCTCAAGCCACATCCTCACAACTTCAGTCGTAAGTCAGCAAGGTTCAGTGGTTGTGACGTCTGCAACATCATCATCAGTGCTTGTGATGTCTGCAATATCATCAGTACAGCCAGAGTCAAGTAACAATATCCTGATTTCATCCAGTGTGCAGACAATGAGTCAGCAGTCCTCATCCGGTTTGACCATTCAGTCACCACAGTCTAGCAGTGAGACGTATGTTGAATCCTCTGTGGATACAACAAGTGGAATAACGTTTGTGGCATCCACAACAAAGTCCCCTTCTTTAACATCTTCATCCAGTGTGATAATTTCATCCACTAGTGCTGTTGATTTGACAGCCTCTTCTACACAACTGCAGTCTTTAGAAACATCAAAAGTAATAACTTTGTCCTTATCCTCCATACTAACATCATTAGAGACAGGAAGTAACACCATTACAGAATCTGTTTCAGCTACAATATCAGAATCAATAACATCTGTAGTGATCCAGACTTCGTTTCCAGCAGCTATGTCTTCTACACCAGAGTCTGGAATCTCCACTCAGAATCCACAGACATCAGCCCTGTCCTCTTCACACGAATCCTCAATGACATCAACAGCCACAATAGCAACCAATAGTCTCAATTCAATTTCACAAAGTCCAGCATTATCACAAGAGTCCACACCTTTAGAGACAGTTTCGCCCACTGCTGCATTGGTATCCAATATACAGAGTACTGAGGCTATAATCCCATCCTCTCTAACATCATTAAGTCCTCATGAAAATACCAGTCCAGTGACCGCATCATCAGACAGCGGTGACCTGAGTGTCTACACATCTTTGATGTTATCTTCGTCTGTAACATTAGAAAGTGTAAATACCATGACAATTAGTACAGCAATTTCATCTAGTGCCATCTCTCCGTCATCGACATTGTCATCTCTTACAATCTCAACAACCTTAATCAATTTACAATCATCTAGCTTCGTAAGCAGTATTTCTAGTGATACTAGTGCTGTGTTATCATCTAGCCAGTTAGTTACTAGTATGAGTGGAATGTTTGATGCTAGCACAACTGTAGTGATTAACCCAACATCAAGTCTGTCCTCAGTTTTAGGGTCTGCCAGTGAATTTTCATTTGGAACAACTTCCTCCATGGAGAGCTCATTGATTCAGTCTTCAGTAGAAAGCAGCAAGGAAACAATAGCCTTTACCACAGCAGCTTCATTAAGCCCTTTATTGACCATTGGGTCTCTGTCCACTTTATCAATGACATTGGAATATGAATCCTCAGTCTTTGAACCTTTCTCATCATCAAGTGATATTCAACCCTCATCAGCTATGTCTACGACAACAACAGACAGCAGCATATTGCTATCTAGTTTGGCTGAATCACGGTCGCTCGTTTTGAATGTTTCAGATGTAGAAGTGTTAACTCCTTCAACAGTAATATTCACCACCACACAAGTGAGCCCAGTAACTTCTACATCAACTGCAATGCAGATGAGCTCTGATTTCATGATAAGTGCCACCAGTGCCACAGATTTACCTTCTGTAGCTTCATCTTCAGTGAGTTTTGGTTTATATTCAAGTCTAATGGAGAACAACACCTCCACTCCATCCTCACCCCAGTCAATGGCTACAACTGAGGCTCTGACAAGCAGTGCAGTATTATTTGAGAGTTCATCACTGACAACAGCAACATTTACAGTGACTCCAACATTTACAGTGACTCCTACCGACAGTTTTGTTGTGACAACTCCTCTCGTGAACCTCACTGTCTCACCCAGTGACACAATCCTGATAACAGTAACACCATCCAGTGAATTTAGTACTACAACAAACAACATCACATCAATACTGGAGGTGTCTTCTGCTCCTGGAACACTGGTACCAAGTACCTTAGTAACAGCAGACAGCATGGGACCTACTGAGGTGTACTCATCAAGATTAAATATTTCAACACCGGCTATTCCTATAGCTTCATCATTGCCAACCTCCATCTCCTGGTCAACTGTAGCAATGACATCATCAACAGTGACAAGTATTTCTGTCAATGTATCCATGTTGGAACAAACTACACAGCTTCCAACAATGGATGTGTCTTCATTCCCAACTACAGCTGTCTATGCAACTGAATCTTTGGAATCTGGAACCGTGGAAAGTACCCCAGTATTGTCAAATTTCACACCAACAGGTCTGCCCACTTTTTCCACAACAATGGTTTCAACAGGAAATCTGTCAGAAATGTTTGCGTCAACAGCATCAGTGGTCTCAAGTAGTACATTTACACCAACCTCGCTTGTGACATCCTCCCTCTACCCGTCAGCCGACCTTGAGAATCAAACAACAGTTCTGGAGTCCAGCACACCCTCATCAATCTTTGAAGAATTGGTGTCTGTATCTTCATTTGAAAATGTGAGCAGTTTGTTTTATTCAACCCCTTATATACCGAGCAGTGAGCTAATTGTGATGTCATCGTTAACAGGGTCATTGGACTCTTCTATGGTACTTCTGACTTCCAGTTCACTTCTAGCTTCTAACCTAAGCCTGGAATTCTCAAGTGATTTCCTCGAGTCAACATCTATGCCTGAGGTCAACATGACAGAAACTCTGAGCAGCCTCACTGACCAAATCACAAGTGGATTGTTTTCATCAACAATTTCACCAAGCCTTTCAAATTCTTTATCAACAACTGAGAAATTAAATTCAAGTAGTGTGCACCAAATAGTATCCACTATATCAACAGAACTAACACTGATAAGCAGTAGTCCAACAGTTACTAATATAGAGACAATTACCCCAAGCTTCTTGTCAAGTAGTCCATTAACAACCAGCACAATTATCCCTACAACACTGGATACTGATAGCATGTCCACAGCAGTGAATATGTCTGCTGTGTCCACTCCAGTACTAACAAACTCTACAATAGTTGTACCAACATCTAGTGGGGCAATGTCTTCAGTATTTGTGAGTGGACTACTAACAAGCACAGGAATGGTGTTTGAGAGCACTAGTGGAGTGTCTACAGATTTATCTAACCTGGTGATAGAACATTCTTCTTCACCTCAAGTGATAAGCTCAATATTCTCTACAGAAGTTCAAAGCTCTCCACAGCAAACTGTCATCAGTTCTCAAACTTCAAGTGTATTATCTTCCATACTTGTGGCAACAACAGTGCCATTAAGTTCAGCTATGATACCAACGGCTGTTCCAGGCACCTCCCAGATTGTTTCTTCATCTGTTTTAAGTACTCACCAGGTGCTGTCTACTATTGTTCAGAGTGCATCTACTGCTGTTTCAGAAACCTCCCTACCTTTATTTTCCTCCACCCCAGTGACTACTGTAGCTCCTGTTAGCTCAATAGAGATTTTGAGTTCCACCCAGTCAGCAGTGTCAGCTTCAGAGTCCACTATAACAACACCCACCATATCTTCTGCACCAGAAATATCCACTACAACAACACCATTAGTATCCTCTACAACAACACCGGTAGTATCCTCTACAACAACACCATTAGTATCCTCTACAACAACACCGGTAGTGTCTACAACAACAACACTAGCAATAACCTCGACAACAATACCAGCTGTATCCAGTATAACAACACCAACAGAATCCTTGACAAcaccatcaataacatcaacaCCAGCAGAATCCTCGACAACAACAGCAATAACCTCAACAACAACAGAATCAATATCCTCAGATATCAGTCCCTCTCCATCTTCTCCCAGTGTTTCAACATTTATTTCATCAACAGAACAAATTACAAGTACTCCAACATTAAGCCAAAGTATAACACCATCACAAGCTTCAACAAGTCAATTACCAGAGTTATCAAGTGTCCAGACCAGTGTTCCGGAAGTTTCCACTGCAGTGACGTCTCGGGTTCTCTCCAGCTCTGTATCAACAGTGGATGCTGTCACGTCCGTCCTGAACCCAAGCTCTTCAGTTGAGGTAACTACAACAGCCACTGAGGTTTCATCGTTGTCTGCAACAGTGCCATCATCATCAGCTGTCACAGAGAGCACGACAGATAGTTCCTACACGACAGAGAGTTCGTACACGACAGAGAGTTCCTACACGACAGATAGTTCCTACACGACAGATAGTTCAAACACAACAGAAGTTCCTTCTACAGCAACAACAAAAACGACAACACCAAGCACAACACCCAGTCCATCAACAACAGCTGATGTTGTCAGAACTTTCTGGGTTGTTACAG TTTTGAAGATCCCCTTGACTGAGGATGTCAAAAATGAAACTTTCATTTTGTCCATGGAACTGAAACTGGGAAGAGCATTTGTGGATGCCTTTGAAAGACAGAAGCAGATTGCTGAAGGGTCGTACAATCCACTTCGTCGCAAACGTGCTACACAAGTGCAAGATACAGTGGTGGAT ATAGTAAATGCTACCAGAACACAGGGAACAGGAAACGTGACCTTTGTTTACACGATCACAAAGAATGGAACCCAGATTCGATCCGAGGAGGCTGTTAGGACACTTGGGTTGCTCAGCGATCAGGAAATGGCTCTAAAACTTGGATATGTTGTGGCTGAAAAAGCCAGCA CTTACTATGGAAGGAGCAGTTCTGGTTACATACCATCTGATGATAACAATCTGTGGGTGGTAGGTGTGGCGGTCAGTGCGGTTGTTCTGATCATCATCGTCATCTGGGTGATCTTCTGCTTCATCATCAAAAAACGAGGACCTGAGAGTACGAAAGATGAACCAGCTCACCTTTTAAGAATGAAAGGTGGAACAAAG GATGATGAGTCATTAGAGATGGTTCAGTCACCTAGCAACTCAACCCAGAATATGAAAAAGAGGCAGTCTTATGCAGTCACAAAGGATGAAGATTTAGAGGACCCTACATACGCCACTGTCAAAAAGCAAGG AAAGTCAAGAGAGGATTCTACTGCAGGAGAATCTGCTACCTTGGCCTCAGACGACACAGGACTGATACCATCACCCAGTAAAAGGGGGAAGcggaaaaagaaaaagagaccaccCTCAG ATGATTTTGATGACATAGAAAGGGAGACTTACTTAGGTACTTCATCTTCACCTCAGCGAGTCAGAGAGCCGAAATCATTGTCTCTGGAG GATGAAACAGAGTATCAAAGGAGAGTCGCAGaggagagaagaaaaaataaaaaaagattgaGAGAAAAGAGAAGGAGAGAAGGACAGAAAAAGGAAG ACACTGGGGACATGATGAAGGAATATCTCGCTGTTCAGGAGGAAATTGACGATGAGTTAGACATTATTCCTCCACCAGACAGAGGAGAGCCAGACGTTCTCAGAAGCACATCAAAAGG TTCcaagaaaagaaagaagaaaaaagcagAAGGAGAAAAG AATGAAGGGTTTGAACCAGAGAACCTCTCCAATGCCAAAAAGAGAATGCACAAACTCCTGGACGATGCTTTCGCTTTAATTTCTCCTCAGCTGGATGA TACAAACCAAGAGGAACTCAAACCAG AGAAGAAGCATGAACCTATGTATATTAATCCAAGTTACCATGGCGCCCGGAGGGAGGGGCTAACTACCTGGAGCCCATACAGAGCTGCAGATGACGTGACATTAATCTCCATGCCAAAGACTGTA CCTCCTGGAGATGAGGCAGATAGAAAGGGTCCGCACTCCAAGCGACCAGCTGTAAACCTCCCAGAACCAGTGCCAAATGCTTCCTCATACACCACAGAACCCCCTAAACCAATCATTCTGAGGACGCTCAGCAAAGAAAAGTCCTCTTCAAAACGCTCAACGGACTCCAAACCCTACCTGCATAATGGTTTTGGTTCTCGTGAAGAATCCAACAGTGATAAACTGAAATCAAGTAACACTACTCACAGTGGGCCAGGAAGAGCTAAGTCTGCCAATGGTGATCTGACCCAGAAACCACCCATTCAGCATCAGAAGCCGTTCAAGGTCACTCCGGAGGGAGAGGACATAACAGATGTTGTATCCAAAAGCATTCACGCTGGGGAGACCCCGGAGAACACTATTACAGCAGTGAGGAATGAACTACAAAACATTGCTCATCCCACAGTTGTGTCGGTGAAATCGGGGAAGGCGGGGGGCTGGACTGGGTTTTCCTCGGGGGGCATGGCAGATATAGCATAG